In Streptomyces sp. NBC_00414, a single window of DNA contains:
- a CDS encoding M50 family metallopeptidase gives MDSTAATSLATLWDEVFGSQPDPDTWVVVATMVAALAVIVPHPVWRLSRNAITIAHEGGHGLVALLTGRSLSGIRLHSDTSGLTVSRGKPTGPGMILTAASGYTAPPLLGLGGAALLAAGHITALLWLATLLLVAMLVMIRNAYGALTVLVSGGTFVVVSWLAGPQVQAAFAYAVVWFLLLGGVRPAFELQAKRMRGGAGDSDADQLSRLTHIPAGLWLFLFHAVSLCSLLAGANWLLDL, from the coding sequence ATGGACAGCACCGCAGCCACCTCGCTGGCGACCCTCTGGGACGAGGTCTTCGGGAGCCAGCCCGACCCCGACACCTGGGTCGTCGTCGCCACGATGGTGGCCGCGCTGGCCGTGATCGTGCCGCACCCGGTGTGGCGGCTCTCACGCAACGCCATCACCATCGCCCACGAGGGCGGCCACGGTCTGGTCGCGCTGCTCACGGGCCGCAGCCTCAGCGGCATCCGGCTGCACTCCGACACCAGCGGTCTCACCGTCAGCCGCGGCAAGCCGACCGGCCCGGGCATGATCCTCACCGCGGCCTCGGGCTACACGGCTCCCCCGCTGCTCGGCCTGGGCGGCGCCGCGCTGCTGGCCGCCGGCCACATCACCGCCCTGCTCTGGCTGGCCACGCTGCTCCTCGTGGCCATGCTGGTGATGATCCGCAACGCGTACGGCGCCCTCACGGTCCTCGTCAGCGGCGGCACGTTCGTGGTGGTGTCCTGGCTGGCCGGTCCCCAGGTACAGGCGGCGTTCGCGTACGCCGTCGTCTGGTTCCTGCTGCTCGGCGGAGTCCGCCCGGCCTTCGAACTCCAGGCCAAGCGCATGCGGGGCGGGGCGGGCGACTCGGACGCGGACCAGCTGTCACGGCTGACGCACATACCGGCCGGGCTGTGGCTGTTCCTGTTCCACGCCGTGTCCCTGTGCTCCCTGCTGGCCGGCGCCAACTGGCTGCTGGACCTGTGA
- the rsgA gene encoding ribosome small subunit-dependent GTPase A, translated as MRRYGKHTDEDDIPSRPNRKGNRPRTNIRPKHEDAAEGMVVTVDRGRLTCLVEDRLIFAMKARELGRKAAVVGDRVAIVGDLTGKKDTLARIVRIEPRTSVLRRTADDDDPYERVVVANADQLAIVTALADPEPRPRLIDRCLVAAYAAGLDPILVLTKSDLASPDELLEQYGALGVPYVVTSREELESGEAVDRVRKQLDGKITAFVGHSGVGKTTLVNALVSTERRRSTGVVNAVTGRGRHTTTSARAIPLPGDEGWVVDTPGVRSFGLHHVDPSQVIKAFPDLEPGTEGCPRACSHDEPDCALDEWVAKGHADPARLYSLRRLLSTRERREGD; from the coding sequence ATGCGCCGATACGGCAAGCACACCGACGAGGACGACATCCCCTCGCGGCCCAACCGCAAGGGCAACCGCCCGCGGACGAACATCCGGCCCAAGCACGAGGACGCGGCGGAGGGCATGGTCGTCACCGTCGACCGGGGCCGGCTGACCTGCCTCGTCGAGGACCGTCTGATCTTCGCCATGAAGGCACGCGAACTGGGCCGCAAGGCGGCGGTCGTCGGCGACCGGGTGGCCATCGTCGGCGACCTGACCGGCAAGAAGGACACCCTCGCCCGGATCGTCCGCATCGAGCCGCGGACCTCGGTCCTGCGCCGTACGGCCGACGACGACGATCCGTACGAGCGGGTGGTCGTCGCCAACGCCGACCAGCTGGCCATCGTCACGGCCCTCGCCGACCCGGAGCCGCGCCCCCGCCTGATCGACCGCTGCCTGGTCGCCGCGTACGCCGCCGGCCTCGACCCGATCCTCGTCCTCACCAAGTCGGACCTGGCGTCACCCGACGAACTCCTGGAGCAGTACGGGGCGTTGGGGGTCCCGTACGTCGTCACGAGCCGGGAGGAGCTGGAGAGCGGCGAGGCCGTCGACCGCGTACGCAAGCAGCTGGACGGCAAGATCACGGCGTTCGTCGGACACTCGGGCGTGGGCAAGACGACGCTGGTCAACGCGCTCGTGTCGACGGAGCGGCGGCGGTCCACGGGTGTGGTCAACGCGGTCACGGGCCGCGGCAGGCACACCACGACCTCGGCGCGCGCGATCCCGCTGCCGGGCGACGAGGGCTGGGTCGTCGACACGCCGGGCGTGCGGTCCTTCGGGCTGCACCATGTGGACCCGTCGCAGGTCATCAAGGCGTTTCCCGATCTGGAGCCCGGCACGGAGGGCTGCCCGCGCGCGTGCAGCCACGACGAGCCGGACTGCGCGCTGGACGAGTGGGTGGCCAAGGGGCACGCGGACCCGGCCCGCCTCTACTCGCTGCGCCGGCTGCTCTCGACCCGGGAGCGGCGCGAGGGCGACTGA
- a CDS encoding DMT family transporter: MAWLLVVVAGLLETGFAVCLKLSHGFTRLWPTVAFCVFALGSFGLLTLSLKKLDVGPAYAVWTGIGAAGTAIYGMIFLDDLVSTLKIVSISFVIIGVIGLQLSGSSH; the protein is encoded by the coding sequence ATGGCGTGGCTGCTGGTTGTCGTGGCGGGGCTCCTGGAGACGGGTTTCGCCGTCTGCCTCAAGCTCTCCCACGGTTTCACGAGACTCTGGCCGACGGTCGCCTTCTGCGTCTTCGCGCTGGGCAGTTTCGGCCTCCTCACCCTGTCCCTGAAGAAGCTCGACGTGGGGCCCGCCTACGCGGTGTGGACGGGCATCGGCGCGGCCGGCACCGCGATCTACGGCATGATCTTCCTCGACGACCTGGTGTCCACGCTGAAGATCGTCTCGATCTCGTTCGTGATCATAGGAGTCATCGGCCTGCAGCTGTCGGGCTCGTCCCACTGA
- the aroA gene encoding 3-phosphoshikimate 1-carboxyvinyltransferase: MPVNPAHTALWPAPHASGAVDATVHVPGSKSVTNRALVLAALAAEPGWLRRPLRSRDTLLMAGALRAMGVGIEEGVGPDGSGEAWRVIPSGLHGPTTVDVGNAGTVMRFLPPVATLADGPIRFDGDPRSYERPLNGVIDGLRALGARIDDDNRGTLPLTVQGGGALEGGTVEIDASSSSQFVSALLLSGPRFNQGVEVRHTGSTLPSMPHIRMTVDMLRSIGAQVDTPESGGEPNVWRVTPGALLGRDLTVEPDLSNAQPFLAAALVTGGTVVIPDWPVRTTQPGDRLREIFTEMGGSCELTDRGLEFTGSGSIHGIDVDLGEVGELTPGIAAVAALADSPSALRGVAHLRLHETDRLAALTKEINELGGDVTETADGLTIRPRPLHGGIFHTYDDHRMATAGAIIGLAVDGVQIENVATTAKTLPDFPDLWTGMLGN, from the coding sequence ATGCCCGTTAACCCCGCACACACCGCCCTCTGGCCCGCCCCGCACGCGAGCGGAGCCGTCGACGCGACGGTCCACGTGCCCGGGTCCAAGTCGGTCACCAACCGCGCGCTCGTCCTCGCGGCCCTCGCCGCCGAGCCCGGCTGGCTCCGCCGCCCGCTGCGTTCCCGCGACACTCTCCTGATGGCCGGTGCCCTGCGGGCGATGGGCGTCGGGATCGAGGAGGGCGTGGGCCCCGACGGTTCCGGCGAGGCATGGCGGGTCATCCCCTCGGGCCTGCACGGCCCGACCACGGTCGACGTGGGCAACGCCGGCACGGTGATGCGCTTCCTGCCGCCGGTCGCCACGCTCGCCGACGGCCCCATCCGCTTCGACGGCGATCCCCGTTCGTACGAGCGGCCGCTGAACGGCGTGATCGACGGCCTGCGCGCCCTCGGCGCCCGTATCGACGACGACAACCGCGGCACGCTGCCGCTGACCGTGCAGGGCGGCGGGGCTCTGGAGGGCGGCACGGTGGAGATCGACGCGTCCTCGTCCTCGCAGTTCGTGTCGGCGCTGCTGCTGTCAGGCCCGCGCTTCAACCAGGGCGTGGAGGTACGGCACACGGGCTCGACGCTGCCGTCCATGCCGCACATCCGGATGACCGTCGACATGCTGCGCTCGATCGGCGCCCAGGTGGACACCCCGGAGTCGGGCGGCGAGCCGAACGTCTGGCGGGTCACGCCGGGCGCGCTCCTCGGCCGCGACCTGACGGTCGAGCCGGACCTGTCGAACGCCCAGCCGTTCCTGGCTGCCGCGCTGGTCACCGGCGGCACGGTCGTCATCCCCGACTGGCCGGTCCGCACCACCCAGCCGGGCGACAGGCTGCGCGAGATCTTCACCGAGATGGGCGGTTCCTGCGAACTGACGGACCGGGGCCTTGAGTTCACCGGATCCGGCTCGATCCACGGCATCGACGTGGACCTGGGCGAGGTCGGTGAGCTGACCCCGGGCATCGCGGCGGTCGCGGCCCTCGCCGACTCCCCCTCGGCCCTGCGCGGCGTGGCCCATCTGCGGCTGCACGAGACGGACCGGCTGGCCGCGCTCACCAAGGAGATCAACGAACTCGGCGGCGACGTCACCGAGACGGCCGACGGCCTCACCATCCGCCCGCGCCCGCTGCACGGCGGGATCTTCCACACCTACGACGACCACCGCATGGCGACCGCGGGCGCGATCATCGGCCTCGCGGTCGACGGCGTACAGATCGAGAACGTGGCGACGACGGCGAAGACCCTGCCGGACTTCCCCGATCTGTGGACCGGAATGCTCGGGAACTGA